In Kitasatospora sp. NBC_00240, the following are encoded in one genomic region:
- a CDS encoding bifunctional 4-hydroxy-2-oxoglutarate aldolase/2-dehydro-3-deoxy-phosphogluconate aldolase, translated as MSNPSSPTGTVLADARAALAADPVIAVVRAPRIPDAAALCAALAAGGITWVEFTFTTPDVTDHLHKAAIAGWRVGVGTVLTARQAEQGVEAGAAFLVTPGVRPEVAHAAHAAGVPAVLGALTPTEVAQAVDLGAAAVKIFPAKAFGPGYFKDLNGPYPGLPLVASGGVNAGNAAEFLAHGALAVCAGTDVVPPAVVAEGDWAEITRRARAFTAACRPS; from the coding sequence GTGAGCAACCCCAGCAGCCCCACCGGCACCGTCCTGGCCGACGCCCGGGCCGCGCTGGCCGCCGACCCGGTGATCGCCGTCGTCCGCGCACCCCGGATACCCGACGCCGCCGCGCTCTGCGCCGCCCTCGCCGCCGGCGGCATCACCTGGGTCGAATTCACCTTCACCACACCGGATGTGACGGACCATCTGCACAAAGCCGCCATCGCCGGCTGGCGGGTCGGCGTCGGCACCGTGCTGACCGCCCGGCAGGCCGAGCAGGGCGTCGAGGCCGGCGCGGCCTTCCTGGTCACCCCCGGCGTACGGCCCGAGGTCGCGCACGCCGCGCACGCGGCCGGCGTCCCCGCGGTGCTCGGCGCGCTCACCCCCACCGAGGTCGCGCAGGCGGTGGACCTGGGCGCCGCCGCCGTGAAGATCTTCCCCGCGAAGGCCTTCGGCCCCGGCTACTTCAAGGACCTGAACGGGCCCTACCCGGGCCTCCCGCTGGTGGCCTCCGGCGGCGTCAACGCGGGCAACGCCGCCGAGTTCCTCGCCCACGGCGCGCTCGCCGTCTGCGCCGGGACGGACGTCGTCCCGCCCGCCGTGGTCGCCGAAGGGGACTGGGCCGAGATCACCCGCCGGGCCCGGGCCTTCACCGCCGCCTGCCGCCCGAGCTGA
- a CDS encoding sugar kinase → MAGQDTAATVDPEAAAGLPEAVCLGESMAVLLPERPGPLETVEGFRVSLGGAESNVAGTLAALGVRSGWISRVGDDGFGRRLTAGVAARGVDVSAVVVDPTRPTGIYLKEVGGSTGEPYDLGSGRSRLHYYRAGSAAAALSPALLAAPAAARLLAGARLLHLSGITPALSDGCLELVRTLLGRPRPAATRDLLISFDLNWRPALWQGRDPAVLPALMDAADLLLLGADEAEAVLGTGDPHALRARFPSPAAVVVKDADRLVTAVGRDGAAVSESALSVEVVEATGAGDAFAAGYLAGTLRGLDQRRRLRLGHLSAACALTAPGDQAELPPRAVVAALLDASAGDWAATRVAADGIVSPVLPALPSRPGASPVVGAR, encoded by the coding sequence ATGGCAGGTCAGGACACCGCGGCCACCGTGGACCCGGAGGCCGCCGCCGGCCTCCCGGAGGCGGTGTGCCTGGGGGAGTCGATGGCCGTGCTGCTGCCCGAACGGCCGGGCCCGCTGGAGACCGTCGAGGGCTTCCGGGTCTCGCTGGGCGGCGCCGAGTCGAACGTGGCCGGCACCCTGGCGGCGCTGGGTGTGCGCAGCGGCTGGATCAGCCGGGTCGGCGACGACGGCTTCGGCCGGCGGCTGACGGCGGGGGTGGCCGCGCGCGGTGTGGACGTCTCGGCGGTCGTGGTCGACCCCACCCGCCCCACCGGGATCTACCTCAAGGAGGTCGGCGGCTCGACCGGCGAGCCGTACGACCTCGGCAGCGGACGCAGCCGGCTGCACTACTACCGGGCCGGCTCGGCCGCCGCCGCCCTCTCCCCCGCCCTGCTGGCGGCGCCCGCGGCGGCCCGGCTGCTGGCCGGCGCCCGGCTGCTGCACCTGTCCGGCATCACCCCGGCGCTCTCGGACGGCTGCCTGGAGCTGGTCCGGACATTGCTGGGCCGCCCGCGCCCGGCGGCCACCCGCGACCTGCTGATCAGCTTCGACCTGAACTGGCGCCCCGCGCTGTGGCAGGGCCGCGACCCGGCCGTGCTCCCCGCCCTGATGGACGCCGCCGACCTGCTGCTGCTCGGCGCCGACGAGGCCGAGGCCGTCCTCGGCACCGGCGACCCGCACGCGCTGCGCGCCCGCTTCCCCTCCCCCGCCGCCGTGGTGGTCAAGGACGCCGACCGGCTGGTCACCGCCGTCGGCCGGGACGGCGCCGCGGTCAGCGAGAGCGCGTTGAGCGTGGAGGTGGTCGAGGCGACCGGCGCCGGCGACGCCTTCGCCGCCGGGTACCTGGCCGGCACCCTGCGCGGCCTGGACCAGCGCCGCCGGCTGCGGCTGGGCCACCTCAGCGCGGCCTGCGCCCTGACGGCGCCCGGCGACCAGGCCGAACTGCCCCCGCGTGCGGTGGTGGCGGCCCTGCTGGACGCCTCGGCCGGGGACTGGGCCGCGACCCGGGTCGCGGCGGATGGCATCGTGTCCCCGGTACTTCCCGCGCTCCCGTCCCGGCCGGGCGCGTCCCCCGTGGTTGGAGCGAGATGA
- a CDS encoding D-aminoacylase: MARPEAPAPRPDLLLRGATVVDGSGAERYRADVRVTDGVIAEIGRPDLGGDPGGARTIDADGLVLAPGFIDMHAHSDLRLLVEPEHPSRVTQGVTCEVLGQDGLSYAPVDDRTLPALRRQIAGWNGDPDGFDWSWRGVGEYLDRLDGGIAVNACYLVPHGSVRMLAMGWDNRPPTPAELDRMRHLVAQGLREGAVGMSSGLTYTPGMYADTAELVALCEVVASYGGYHAPHQRSYGAGALEGYAEMVEIARRSGCPLHLTHATMNFGVNEGRAGELLDLVDRAIADGCDLTLDSYPYLPGSTTLAALLPSWATEGGPDATLGRLADPAARERIRVEVEEKGSDGCHGVVADWATVQISGVGNQALAATVGRTVAELAAERGSGGTEVFLDLLLEDALATTILQHVGHEENVRAIMRHSAHTAGSDGLLVGARPHPRAWGTFARYLGRYSRELGVLTLEETVARMTGRPARRLRLDRRGLIRPGHHADLVLFDPAAVRDTATFDEPRLPAAGIEHVYVNGVAVVERGRTTGARPGRALRRTEQGVRAL; encoded by the coding sequence ATGGCCCGGCCCGAGGCCCCCGCGCCCCGGCCGGACCTGCTCCTGCGCGGGGCCACCGTGGTGGACGGCAGCGGCGCCGAACGCTACCGCGCCGACGTCCGCGTCACCGACGGCGTGATCGCCGAGATCGGCCGCCCCGACCTCGGCGGCGACCCCGGCGGCGCCCGGACGATCGACGCCGACGGGCTGGTGCTCGCCCCCGGCTTCATCGACATGCACGCCCACTCCGACCTGCGGCTGCTCGTCGAACCCGAGCACCCGTCCCGGGTCACCCAGGGCGTCACCTGCGAGGTGCTCGGCCAGGACGGCCTCTCCTACGCACCCGTCGACGACCGCACGCTGCCCGCGCTGCGCCGCCAGATCGCCGGCTGGAACGGCGACCCGGACGGCTTCGACTGGAGCTGGCGCGGCGTCGGCGAGTACCTGGACCGCCTCGACGGGGGCATCGCCGTCAACGCCTGCTACCTGGTGCCGCACGGATCCGTCCGGATGCTCGCGATGGGCTGGGACAACCGCCCGCCCACGCCGGCCGAACTCGACCGGATGCGGCACCTGGTCGCCCAGGGGCTGCGCGAGGGCGCGGTCGGCATGTCCAGCGGGCTCACCTACACCCCCGGGATGTACGCCGACACCGCCGAACTGGTCGCCCTCTGCGAGGTGGTCGCCTCCTACGGGGGCTACCACGCGCCGCACCAGCGCTCCTACGGCGCGGGCGCGTTGGAGGGGTACGCGGAGATGGTGGAGATCGCCCGCAGGTCCGGCTGCCCGCTGCACCTCACCCACGCCACGATGAACTTCGGCGTCAACGAGGGCCGGGCCGGCGAGCTGCTGGACCTGGTCGACCGGGCGATCGCGGACGGCTGCGACCTCACCCTGGACAGCTACCCGTACCTGCCCGGCTCCACCACCCTGGCGGCCCTGCTGCCCAGTTGGGCGACCGAAGGCGGTCCGGACGCCACCCTCGGCCGGCTCGCCGACCCCGCCGCCCGGGAGCGGATCAGGGTCGAGGTGGAGGAGAAGGGCAGCGACGGCTGCCACGGCGTCGTCGCCGACTGGGCCACCGTGCAGATCTCCGGTGTGGGCAACCAGGCCCTCGCCGCCACCGTCGGGCGGACCGTCGCCGAGCTCGCCGCCGAGCGCGGGAGCGGCGGCACCGAGGTCTTCCTCGACCTGCTGCTGGAGGACGCACTGGCCACCACCATCCTCCAGCACGTCGGCCACGAGGAGAACGTCCGTGCGATCATGCGCCACTCCGCGCACACCGCCGGCAGCGACGGCCTGCTGGTCGGCGCCCGGCCGCACCCCCGGGCCTGGGGCACCTTCGCCCGCTACCTCGGCCGCTACAGCCGGGAGTTGGGCGTCCTCACGCTGGAGGAGACGGTCGCCCGGATGACCGGCCGCCCGGCCCGGCGGCTGCGGCTGGACCGGCGCGGCCTGATCCGCCCCGGCCACCACGCCGACCTGGTGCTGTTCGACCCCGCCGCCGTCCGGGACACCGCCACCTTCGACGAACCCAGACTGCCCGCCGCCGGCATCGAGCACGTCTACGTCAACGGCGTCGCCGTGGTCGAGCGGGGCCGTACCACCGGCGCCCGGCCCGGCCGCGCCCTGCGCCGCACCGAACAAGGAGTCCGAGCCCTGTGA
- a CDS encoding carotenoid oxygenase family protein, giving the protein MTSKPYLTGHYTPVADEITATGLTVEGTLPPELTGRLIRNSHNPKPGVTPSHWFKGSGMVHGIRLREGRAEWYRNRWVHTPALDGAPYVTEHGIDFAASTAGTHVIEHAGRLLALCEANLPFELTPELETVGAHDFGGKLRGAMTAHPKVDPVSGELHFFGSSPFPPFLTYYVADAKGEIVHSAEVPGATASLKHDFAVTRRHVVFVEGSVTFDPAEHSGIPYGWSDRQPSRIGVMPRGADGAGQIRWFSIEPGNMLHAANAYEDGRGRIVLEGPTVDREGFQLSWNWWVGAPGRGTEPNTRSYTRRWVIDMAAGTVDEQIIDDLAVEFPTLNEDYLGTEHRYQYAVSFPDQEGFGGYGVVKYDRITGARRIHQVGDARLPSEAVFVPAAGATNEDDGYLLTVVSDLKQDTSQLLVLDAAGLDRVATVHLPRRVTAGIHGSWIPDGDLDGAQG; this is encoded by the coding sequence ATGACCAGCAAGCCGTACCTGACCGGCCACTACACCCCCGTCGCCGACGAGATCACCGCCACCGGACTCACCGTCGAGGGCACCCTGCCCCCCGAGCTGACCGGCCGGCTGATCCGCAACAGCCACAACCCGAAGCCCGGCGTCACCCCGAGCCACTGGTTCAAGGGCAGCGGCATGGTGCACGGCATCCGGCTGCGCGAGGGCCGCGCCGAGTGGTACCGCAACCGATGGGTGCACACCCCCGCACTCGACGGCGCCCCGTACGTGACCGAGCACGGCATCGACTTCGCCGCCAGCACCGCCGGCACCCACGTCATCGAGCACGCCGGCCGGCTGCTCGCCCTGTGCGAGGCCAACCTGCCCTTCGAGCTGACCCCGGAGCTCGAGACCGTCGGGGCCCACGACTTCGGCGGCAAGCTGCGCGGTGCGATGACCGCGCACCCCAAGGTCGACCCGGTGTCGGGGGAGCTGCACTTCTTCGGGTCCTCGCCGTTCCCGCCGTTCCTGACGTACTACGTCGCCGACGCCAAGGGCGAGATCGTGCACAGCGCCGAGGTCCCCGGCGCGACCGCCTCGCTCAAGCACGACTTCGCCGTGACCCGCCGCCATGTGGTGTTCGTCGAGGGCAGCGTCACCTTCGACCCCGCCGAGCATTCCGGCATCCCCTACGGCTGGAGCGACCGGCAGCCCTCCCGGATCGGCGTGATGCCCCGTGGGGCCGACGGCGCCGGGCAGATCCGCTGGTTCTCCATCGAGCCCGGCAACATGCTGCACGCGGCCAACGCGTACGAGGACGGCCGGGGCCGCATCGTGCTGGAGGGTCCGACGGTGGACCGCGAGGGGTTCCAGCTGTCCTGGAACTGGTGGGTCGGCGCGCCCGGGCGCGGGACCGAGCCCAACACCCGTTCCTACACCCGCCGCTGGGTGATCGACATGGCGGCAGGTACGGTCGACGAGCAGATCATCGACGACCTCGCGGTGGAGTTCCCGACTCTCAACGAGGACTACCTGGGCACCGAGCACCGCTACCAGTACGCGGTGTCCTTCCCGGACCAGGAGGGCTTCGGCGGCTACGGCGTGGTCAAGTACGACCGGATCACCGGAGCCCGCCGCATCCACCAGGTCGGCGACGCCAGGCTGCCCAGCGAGGCGGTGTTCGTCCCGGCGGCCGGTGCCACCAACGAGGACGACGGCTATCTGCTCACCGTCGTCTCCGACCTCAAGCAGGACACCTCCCAGCTGCTGGTCCTGGACGCCGCCGGGCTCGACCGGGTCGCCACCGTCCACCTGCCCCGCCGCGTGACCGCCGGCATCCACGGCTCCTGGATCCCCGACGGCGACCTGGACGGCGCCCAGGGCTGA
- a CDS encoding MFS transporter produces MNLLRIQADRAAPAPRPGAALAALAAAQFTVMLATSIVNVALPQIRAGVGLSDGGVTWVVNAYGLAFGALLLAGGRAADLLGRRRVLIAGLALFAGASAAAGLATSSGLLIAARAAQGLGAAAVAPAALALAMELFPSGPGRGRALGVWGAVSGAGGAGGVLLGGVLTQAWGWPWIFHAVALGTTLVLAAVALLVPRAAGRKAGRFDLLGTAVVTLALTCLVWGLTTARSAGWTDARVLGALLGAAALLAAFTAIELRRPDALMPPRLFATGRVAAGNLLMALLGSVWIALFFFLPLYQQQVLGSSPLATGAGQLPLAGANMLGAALAPRISRRIGATVTLTAALLTEAAGLLWLSRIGADGSYLADVLGPSILIGLGLSTAFVLLTALAVDGVPPQDAGLAGGLVNTTRQVGGAIGLAALATLAGSVTAHAATHQPRLEALTAGYRAAFTVSAAVLAATALLAVPLTRRTRRQGGAGPARPGTAAVPTAAPRPGRSTDHAPST; encoded by the coding sequence ATGAACCTCCTACGCATCCAGGCGGACCGGGCGGCCCCCGCCCCCCGGCCGGGGGCCGCGCTCGCGGCGCTCGCCGCGGCCCAGTTCACCGTCATGCTCGCCACCTCGATCGTGAACGTGGCGCTGCCGCAGATCCGCGCCGGGGTGGGGCTGTCCGACGGCGGCGTCACCTGGGTCGTCAACGCCTACGGGCTGGCGTTCGGGGCGCTGCTCCTGGCCGGTGGGCGGGCGGCCGACCTGCTCGGGCGCCGCCGGGTGCTGATCGCGGGCCTCGCGCTGTTCGCGGGCGCCTCGGCGGCGGCCGGACTGGCCACCTCCTCAGGCCTGTTGATCGCCGCACGCGCCGCCCAGGGCCTCGGCGCCGCCGCCGTCGCCCCGGCCGCGCTCGCCCTGGCGATGGAGCTGTTCCCGTCCGGTCCCGGGCGGGGCAGGGCGCTGGGAGTGTGGGGCGCGGTCTCCGGCGCGGGCGGGGCGGGCGGCGTCCTGCTGGGCGGTGTGCTCACCCAGGCCTGGGGCTGGCCCTGGATCTTCCACGCCGTGGCGCTCGGGACGACGCTGGTCCTGGCCGCCGTGGCGCTCCTCGTGCCACGGGCGGCCGGCCGCAAGGCCGGGCGGTTCGACCTGCTCGGCACCGCCGTCGTCACACTCGCCCTGACCTGCCTGGTCTGGGGGCTGACCACCGCGCGGTCCGCCGGCTGGACGGACGCCCGGGTACTCGGCGCCCTGCTCGGCGCCGCCGCGCTGCTCGCGGCCTTCACCGCGATCGAGCTCCGCCGGCCGGACGCGCTGATGCCGCCCCGGCTGTTCGCCACCGGCCGGGTCGCGGCGGGCAACCTGCTGATGGCGCTGCTCGGGTCCGTCTGGATCGCCCTGTTCTTCTTCCTGCCGCTCTACCAGCAACAGGTCCTCGGATCCAGTCCGTTGGCCACCGGGGCCGGCCAACTCCCGCTCGCCGGCGCCAATATGCTCGGCGCCGCGCTGGCGCCCCGGATCTCCCGCCGGATCGGCGCCACCGTCACCCTGACCGCGGCCCTGCTCACCGAGGCCGCCGGGCTGCTGTGGCTGTCCCGGATCGGCGCCGACGGGAGCTACCTGGCCGACGTCCTCGGCCCGAGCATCCTGATCGGCCTCGGCCTCAGTACCGCCTTCGTCCTGCTCACCGCCCTGGCCGTGGACGGCGTCCCGCCGCAGGACGCGGGCCTGGCCGGCGGACTGGTCAACACCACCCGCCAGGTCGGCGGGGCGATCGGCCTCGCGGCCCTGGCCACCCTGGCCGGCTCGGTCACCGCCCACGCGGCCACCCACCAGCCCCGCCTGGAAGCCCTCACCGCCGGGTACCGCGCCGCCTTCACCGTCTCGGCCGCGGTCCTGGCCGCCACCGCACTCCTCGCCGTGCCGCTCACCCGTCGCACCCGCCGGCAGGGCGGGGCCGGCCCTGCCCGCCCCGGGACGGCGGCCGTGCCGACGGCGGCGCCCCGGCCGGGCCGGTCGACCGACCACGCACCCAGCACCTGA
- a CDS encoding alanine racemase has product MNHTHASNGTTYASSSTGPGIDAAKVAALADETLDWRFKALPAAAQGLTVRDFLAGRPALADLGTPLLTLDAGALDHNLTTMARWCAEAGVALAPHGKTTMAPALWQAQTDAGSHGITLANLPQLRVARAFGVDRIQLANTLLDPAGLGWLAAELDTDPGFAFTSWVDSVDSVRLMDRALRAAGARRPVEVLIELGGPAGRTGARTVAEAVQVAEAVLAAPTLHLAGVGGYEGALAHDAGEQALATVRAYLRRLAELHRALTGRYESPRPLVTAGGSAYFDTVVEELNPLDDVLVVIRAGAYLAHDDGFYRGISPLARGAGTPLRPALHGWARVVSHPEPDLSLLDAGKRDLPFDEGMPEPQRVRTASGVRSLAGTEARIRQLNDQHAFLVGAGEQAPVGAVVRLGLSHPCTAFDKWTLIPVLDDADSADPRVVGLVRTYF; this is encoded by the coding sequence GTGAATCACACGCACGCAAGCAACGGCACCACGTACGCGAGCAGCAGCACCGGACCCGGCATCGACGCCGCCAAGGTCGCCGCGCTCGCCGACGAGACCCTCGACTGGCGGTTCAAGGCCCTGCCGGCCGCCGCCCAGGGGCTGACCGTCCGCGACTTCCTCGCCGGCCGGCCCGCCCTCGCCGACCTCGGCACCCCGCTGCTCACCCTCGACGCCGGCGCCCTCGACCACAACCTCACCACCATGGCCCGCTGGTGCGCCGAGGCCGGCGTCGCCCTCGCCCCCCACGGCAAGACCACCATGGCCCCCGCCCTCTGGCAGGCCCAGACCGACGCCGGCAGCCACGGCATCACCCTGGCCAACCTCCCGCAACTGCGGGTCGCCCGCGCCTTCGGCGTCGACCGGATCCAGCTCGCCAACACCCTGCTCGACCCGGCCGGACTCGGCTGGCTCGCCGCCGAACTCGACACCGACCCCGGCTTCGCCTTCACCTCCTGGGTCGACAGCGTCGACAGCGTCCGGCTGATGGACCGGGCGCTGCGCGCCGCCGGCGCCCGCCGCCCGGTCGAGGTACTCATCGAACTCGGCGGCCCCGCCGGACGCACCGGCGCCCGGACGGTGGCCGAGGCCGTCCAGGTCGCCGAGGCCGTACTCGCCGCACCCACCCTGCACCTGGCCGGCGTCGGCGGCTACGAGGGCGCCCTCGCCCACGACGCCGGCGAGCAGGCCCTCGCCACCGTCCGGGCGTACCTGCGCCGGCTCGCCGAACTGCACCGCGCCCTGACCGGCCGGTACGAGAGCCCGCGGCCGCTGGTCACCGCCGGCGGCAGCGCCTACTTCGACACCGTCGTCGAGGAGTTGAACCCCCTCGACGACGTCCTGGTGGTCATCCGGGCGGGCGCCTACCTGGCCCACGACGACGGCTTCTACCGCGGCATCTCGCCGCTCGCCCGTGGCGCCGGCACCCCGCTGCGCCCCGCCCTGCACGGCTGGGCCCGGGTGGTCTCCCATCCCGAACCGGACCTCTCCCTGCTGGACGCCGGCAAGCGCGACCTGCCCTTCGACGAGGGGATGCCCGAGCCGCAGCGCGTCCGCACCGCGTCCGGCGTCCGTAGCCTCGCCGGCACCGAGGCGCGGATCCGCCAACTCAACGACCAGCACGCCTTCCTGGTGGGGGCCGGCGAACAGGCCCCGGTCGGCGCCGTCGTCCGGCTCGGCCTCTCGCACCCCTGCACGGCCTTCGACAAGTGGACGTTGATCCCCGTCCTCGACGACGCCGACAGTGCCGATCCGCGGGTCGTCGGCCTGGTCAGGACGTACTTCTGA
- a CDS encoding TetR/AcrR family transcriptional regulator C-terminal domain-containing protein — translation MTPETDPPFRRIAAELRRRITEGELAAGERVPSTRRIAEEWGVALATATKVLTTLSLEGLVESRPRVGTVVAPGVRTPGPVREQGRHRGQGRHPARTPGEPPARASRRTDHAPLPAPGPEQETGPESQPESDQELTRARIVRAAVEIVDAEGLTALSMRGVAARLGVAAMSPYRYVGSKEELLLLMADSAFGEAAYPATAPEGWRAQLELSARTLWSLFRRHPWLAQLGSLTRPLLLPNLMVHAEWALSALDGRGLDARTMLDVHVLVYGYVEGIAANLEREAQAEAASGLSEDEWMDRQAPAFRAITTSPRYPVFSRLVQSIEGGYDLDLDTLFEFGLRSLLDGLTDLVEGRTQPPAGA, via the coding sequence GTGACCCCGGAGACCGACCCACCGTTCCGGCGCATCGCCGCCGAACTCCGCCGACGTATCACCGAGGGCGAGCTCGCCGCGGGCGAGCGGGTGCCGTCGACCCGCCGGATCGCCGAGGAATGGGGGGTGGCCCTGGCCACCGCCACCAAGGTGCTGACCACGCTGAGCCTGGAGGGGCTGGTGGAGTCCCGCCCCCGGGTCGGCACCGTGGTGGCGCCCGGGGTCCGCACCCCGGGCCCGGTCCGCGAACAGGGCCGGCACCGGGGCCAGGGTCGGCACCCGGCCCGGACGCCGGGCGAGCCGCCCGCCCGGGCGAGCCGCCGGACGGACCACGCGCCACTCCCCGCCCCGGGCCCGGAGCAGGAAACCGGCCCGGAGAGCCAGCCTGAGAGCGACCAGGAGCTGACCCGGGCCCGGATCGTCCGCGCCGCCGTGGAGATCGTCGACGCCGAGGGGCTCACCGCGCTCTCCATGCGCGGGGTGGCGGCGCGGCTGGGCGTGGCCGCGATGTCCCCCTACCGGTACGTCGGCAGCAAGGAGGAACTCCTGCTGCTGATGGCCGACTCGGCATTCGGTGAGGCGGCGTACCCCGCCACCGCCCCGGAAGGCTGGCGCGCACAGCTGGAGTTGAGCGCGCGGACGCTGTGGTCGCTGTTCCGCCGGCACCCCTGGCTGGCCCAGCTCGGGTCGCTCACCCGACCCCTGCTGCTGCCCAACCTGATGGTCCACGCCGAATGGGCGCTCAGCGCGCTGGACGGCCGCGGCCTCGACGCCAGGACCATGCTCGACGTGCACGTGCTGGTCTACGGCTACGTCGAGGGCATCGCGGCCAACCTGGAACGCGAGGCCCAGGCCGAGGCCGCCAGCGGCCTCTCCGAGGACGAGTGGATGGACCGTCAGGCCCCCGCCTTCCGGGCCATCACCACCTCGCCCCGCTACCCGGTGTTCAGCAGGCTCGTCCAGTCGATCGAGGGCGGCTACGACCTCGACCTCGACACGCTCTTCGAGTTCGGGCTCCGCTCCCTGCTCGACGGCCTCACCGACCTGGTCGAGGGCCGGACGCAACCCCCGGCGGGGGCCTGA
- a CDS encoding FAD-dependent monooxygenase: protein MKTVLISGGGIAGSALAHWLRRQGFAPTVVERAPAPRTGGQTIDVRGAALTVVRRMGLLDQLTALRTRMRGMSVLDADGKELSRSTESTFSSGRLDSDDLELLREDLVGVLYEKVRAEAEFVFGDAVAELDQDEHGVRVLFESGRRRRFDLVVGADGLHSAVRRLAFGPTEQYLQHLGMHLAVFGAENFLGLDNWQVWLRDGSAGYGISPVRDNTELRITFGFESGPLDPGPRGADVQRQLIADRMAELSWETPRLLRALWAAPDFYADAMARISMPSWSAGRAVLLGDAGYCASPLSGQGTSLALVGAYVLADALGRADGDHRVAFARYEQRMRPFVDLNQALATENPGGPASEASVEHAKNAIALDD from the coding sequence ATGAAGACTGTCCTGATTTCCGGCGGCGGCATCGCCGGATCCGCCCTGGCCCACTGGCTGCGCCGTCAGGGCTTCGCCCCGACCGTTGTCGAACGGGCGCCCGCCCCGCGGACCGGCGGCCAGACGATCGACGTCCGCGGCGCCGCCCTCACCGTCGTCCGGCGGATGGGCCTGCTGGACCAGCTGACGGCGCTGCGCACCAGGATGAGGGGGATGTCGGTGCTCGACGCCGACGGCAAGGAGCTCTCGCGCTCCACCGAGTCGACCTTCAGCAGCGGCCGGCTCGACAGCGACGACCTGGAGCTGCTGCGCGAGGACCTCGTCGGCGTCCTGTACGAAAAGGTCCGCGCCGAGGCCGAGTTCGTGTTCGGGGACGCCGTCGCCGAACTCGACCAGGACGAGCACGGCGTGCGAGTCCTGTTCGAGAGCGGGCGGCGGCGCCGCTTCGACCTGGTGGTCGGCGCGGACGGCCTGCACTCCGCCGTCCGGCGGCTGGCGTTCGGGCCGACCGAGCAGTACCTCCAGCACCTGGGGATGCACCTGGCCGTCTTCGGCGCCGAGAACTTCCTCGGCCTGGACAACTGGCAGGTCTGGCTCCGGGACGGCTCGGCCGGCTACGGCATCTCCCCGGTGCGCGACAACACCGAGCTGCGGATCACCTTCGGCTTCGAGTCGGGCCCGCTCGACCCCGGCCCGCGCGGCGCCGACGTCCAGCGGCAGCTGATCGCCGACCGGATGGCCGAGCTGAGCTGGGAGACGCCGAGGCTGCTGCGGGCGCTGTGGGCGGCCCCCGACTTCTACGCCGACGCCATGGCCCGGATCAGCATGCCGAGTTGGTCCGCCGGGCGGGCCGTGCTGCTGGGTGACGCGGGCTACTGCGCGTCCCCGCTGTCCGGGCAGGGCACCAGCCTGGCGCTGGTCGGCGCGTACGTCCTGGCCGACGCGCTGGGCCGCGCGGACGGTGACCACCGGGTCGCTTTCGCCCGCTACGAGCAGCGGATGCGGCCGTTCGTCGACCTCAACCAGGCCCTGGCGACCGAGAATCCGGGCGGGCCGGCCTCCGAGGCCTCGGTCGAGCACGCCAAGAACGCGATCGCCCTGGACGACTGA
- a CDS encoding SRPBCC family protein — MHTIDTTAPVVVRLTRAIDAPLATVWALHTDIDNWPVWNVDIDQAALGGPTEVGSSFSWRTHGLSITSTISELVPGRRIVWGGTVEGIVGIHSWTFEQSGDQVVVHTEESWSGEPVDAAADELATALRTSLESWLDSLKARAEQSG, encoded by the coding sequence ATGCACACCATCGACACCACCGCCCCCGTCGTCGTCCGCCTGACGAGAGCGATCGACGCGCCGCTCGCCACGGTCTGGGCGCTGCACACCGACATCGACAACTGGCCGGTCTGGAACGTCGACATCGACCAGGCCGCGCTCGGCGGCCCGACGGAGGTCGGCAGCAGCTTCAGCTGGCGCACCCACGGGCTGAGCATCACCTCCACCATCAGCGAACTCGTCCCCGGGCGGCGGATCGTCTGGGGCGGGACCGTCGAGGGCATCGTCGGCATCCACAGCTGGACCTTCGAGCAGAGCGGCGACCAGGTCGTCGTCCATACCGAGGAATCCTGGAGCGGCGAGCCCGTGGACGCCGCCGCCGACGAACTCGCCACGGCCCTGCGGACCTCGCTGGAGAGCTGGCTCGACAGCCTCAAGGCCCGCGCCGAGCAGTCGGGTTGA